In Paroedura picta isolate Pp20150507F chromosome 1, Ppicta_v3.0, whole genome shotgun sequence, the following are encoded in one genomic region:
- the BPNT1 gene encoding 3'(2'),5'-bisphosphate nucleotidase 1: MASNTSVLMRLVASAYSVANKAGTIVREVMAGGDLGIVEKCGANDLQTKADRLVQMSICSSLARKFPKVAIIGEEDLPSEEVNEGLLEVGQYEEILKKACPPQYKAIKEEELVVWVDPLDGTKEYTEGLLDHVTVLIGIAYEGKAIAGVINQPYYNYEAGADAALGRTIWGVLGLGAFGFELKEVPAGKHIITTTRSHSSKLVNDCISAMNPDNVVRVGGAGNKIIQLIEGKASAYVFASPGCKKWDTCAPEAILHAVGGKLTDIHGNFFNYNKEVKHMNSGGVLATLRNYDYYATRVPEAVKDALVP; this comes from the exons ATGGCTTCTAATACAAGCGTTCTGATGCGTCTGGTGGCTTCGGCATATTCTGTTGCTAATAAAGCGGGAACGATTGTCAGGGAAGTGATGGCTGGTGGAGACTTGGGCATAGTGGAGAAG TGTGGAGCTAATGACCTGCAGACTAAAGCAGACCGACTGGTACAGATGAGTATTTGTTCCTCCCTAGCACGGAAGTTTCCAAAGGTGGCAATTATTGGAGAAGAG GATCTTCCTTCTGAAGAGGTAAATGAAGGACTGCTTGAGGTTGGCCAGTATGAGGAGATACTGAAGAAGGCATGTCCTCCTCAGTATAAAGCTATCAAGGAGGAAGAG CTTGTTGTTTGGGTTGACCCACTGGACGGAACCAAAGAATACACTgaag GTCTTCTTGATCACGTAACTGTTCTTATTGGAATTGCTTATGAAGGAAAGGCAATAGCTGGAGTTATCAATCAACCCTACTACAACTATGAG GCAGGTGCAGATGCAGCCCTGGGCCGGACAATCTGGGGAGTCCTGGGTTTGGGTGCCTTTGGATTTGAACTGAAAGAGGTGCCAGCTGGGAAACATATCATCACTACTACCCGGTCACACAGCAGCAAACTGGTCAATGACTGCATTAGTGCTATGAACCCTGATAATGTTGTGAGAGTTGGCGGGGCAGGAAATAAG ATCATTCAGCTTATAGAAGGCAAAGCTTCTGCTTATGTATTTGCCAGTCCTGGGTGCAAGAAATGGGATACTTGTGCCCCAGAAGCTATTTTGCATGCAGTAGGAG gCAAGCTTACTGATATCCATGGGAATTTCTTTAATTATAATAAAGAGGTCAAGCACATGAATTCAGGAGGTGTCCTCGCTACCTTGAGAAATTATGACTATTATGCCACTAGAGTTCCTGAGGCCGTTAAAGATGCTCTTGTGCCTTAA